The Primulina huaijiensis isolate GDHJ02 unplaced genomic scaffold, ASM1229523v2 scaffold207284, whole genome shotgun sequence DNA segment GGGATCCACTGATGACGAGCTACTGCTCATGTTATTGTTTTCTTGATCATACCCTTTTTCTATTTCCCCTTCTTCTTTCTTGTTGGAGCTAATCGAGTAAACATCAAAAGTGTGATTCTTCATTTCCATTTTTTGCATTAAACAGAAAACCCACAATTACTTGATTACCAAAAGGCCAAAAAAGGCTAGATTTGatactctttttttcttttttattttaataacataGATGGATCGGTTAAATAGGTTGGAGAGTACTTCCGATGTTTTTAGAAGAACCATaaaaaaaaggggaaaaagGGATATTGGAGAGACGGAAGAATGATTGTAAGTTGGAAAATATATCATTATCTTGAAAAAAATTGAGGTGACGAGAAATAATGTACATTGTCCTCTTATGTTGTACCGATGCCATTTGCTGGCTGGCTGGTGTAGTGGCCCAATTATGTGAGAACCTGCGATTATGGCGATAAAGCATTCTTTGGGTTTTGGGTGCACTAAGGGTCCCCTCTCTCAACTAGCAGTACTATTCATGATACTTACTTCATCTTACATAAATTTTTACATTACATTTACAAAGGACACAGTTCAAACATATTTGTATGTACGTACACAGATCGAACCATAACCAAATTATCTAGCTTGGTCGATAAGATATGTATGGAATAAACCTATGGAGACGGATCGAAAACAAAGGAATATGTCATTTCGTGGTCGAACCATGCATAACCATAATCTCTCAATTTCAAGTATAGTTTTTGTGTGGGATGATATAGGTTTTGGTTCATGGTTTGAGTAGAATATTAAAACAATATGGAttcaaagaaaatttggaaTATTTCTATCCTACTATTGTAAGTTAATCTTTTTATCTTCTACCAAAATTAACATCTGTTTTCTTCTTTATCAACCTTTTTCAAGTTAAAATATTACATAATTGAAATTGGATTTGAATAAAGTAcatggggaaaaaaaattaatgagatgAAGAATTATTGTCATTAATGGTGCATGTTCTAGGTTGACAGCGATATCACATcacatcacacacacacacacacatcctTATTTCCTCATTCCTAGTAGTTGGATGAGACCAATTGGACTCCTTCCCTTATTAATTCAAGTGGGCATAAACAAGAGTCCATATTATAAGACCGAGTTTTtggctaattaaattattgtgaAATTAATAAATCTgccaaaaaataacaaatttaaaaactaTACCAAATTATACAAATTGGATAGTTTGATGCTAATACATAGCTAGTGTTTTAAGTGTTACTCCAACGACTACAAAGTAAGttacatgattttttaaataaaaaatatgaataattttataatttcaaatgtattttataACTCGATATTATCTAATATTCATTTATATTAGGGAGGATGGCGAAACATGATAAATCTTGTATTAAATTACATTACGAAAACAACATTGTATAGTACAACCCAAGAACAAGCTTAATCGAACTGCTTGCCTTCAAACGATTGCCCAAATTCCCAGTTCTTGGGAACTGCACTGTAAGATGTGATTGTGATTCCATCGCCACTCGTCATCTCGAATGAGAGAGGCTGATTCTTCAAATCCGCATTTATGTGCCAATTCTGCCCCCAATTTCTCCCCATCGGAAGCCACCCCGTTATCGAGCCCTTTACTTTCACCGCCGCCACGTCGCCTCCGCCAGCGACGTTGGTTATCAGCACCGACAAGAATATCCCGGCGCCGCTCAGCGTGAATCTTATGCCTCCTTCTTTCCTGCATCTGATTCTGCGGTACTGAACGGGCATGTTCGAAGCTTT contains these protein-coding regions:
- the LOC140966595 gene encoding expansin-A13-like; protein product: TATNFCAPNYGFDADGGGKCNPPNAHFVLPIEAFEKIAIWKASNMPVQYRRIRCRKEGGIRFTLSGAGIFLSVLITNVAGGGDVAAVKVKGSITGWLPMGRNWGQNWHINADLKNQPLSFEMTSGDGITITSYSAVPKNWEFGQSFEGKQFD